A part of Thermotoga petrophila RKU-1 genomic DNA contains:
- a CDS encoding potassium channel beta subunit family protein: MEYRKVGKWGIKISELSLGSWLTFGKQLDLDMATEVVKKAFNSGINFFDTAEAYAGGIAEAMLGKILKNFRREDLVVSTKIFWGGSGPNDLGLSKKHLLEGTWNSLKRLQMDYVDILYCHRPDPNVPMEEVVFAMDYILREGLALYWGTSEWSAKEIEEAHRVCKELGVMPPIVEQPQYNMFVRERVEKEYAPLYEKYGMGLTTYSPLASGLLSGKYNNGIPENSRLATFPQVRKWLEEGGLLNEKTFEKLRKLQNIADQLGASLPQLAIAWILKNKNVSSVILGVSRPEQLEENLKAVEIKEKLTDEVMEEIEKILNE, translated from the coding sequence ATGGAGTACAGGAAGGTTGGAAAATGGGGTATCAAGATCAGCGAACTTTCACTCGGATCGTGGCTCACTTTTGGAAAACAACTCGATCTGGACATGGCCACCGAGGTTGTGAAAAAAGCGTTCAACAGTGGGATAAACTTCTTCGACACGGCAGAGGCGTATGCGGGTGGAATAGCGGAGGCGATGCTTGGGAAAATACTCAAGAACTTCAGAAGAGAAGACCTCGTCGTTTCCACGAAGATCTTCTGGGGTGGAAGTGGCCCGAACGATCTGGGGCTTTCGAAGAAGCATCTTCTCGAGGGGACCTGGAACTCTTTGAAGAGGCTTCAGATGGACTATGTGGATATCCTCTACTGTCACAGACCCGATCCGAACGTTCCCATGGAAGAAGTTGTCTTCGCGATGGACTACATTTTGAGAGAAGGGCTTGCACTCTACTGGGGAACCTCTGAGTGGAGTGCAAAGGAGATAGAGGAAGCGCACAGGGTTTGTAAGGAACTAGGCGTCATGCCTCCCATCGTGGAGCAACCGCAGTACAACATGTTCGTGAGAGAAAGGGTGGAAAAGGAGTACGCACCTCTCTACGAAAAGTACGGCATGGGGCTGACTACTTATTCACCTCTCGCGTCTGGCCTTCTTTCTGGAAAATACAACAACGGAATTCCAGAGAATTCAAGACTTGCCACGTTCCCGCAGGTGAGGAAGTGGCTTGAAGAGGGAGGTCTTCTCAACGAAAAAACCTTCGAAAAGCTCAGAAAACTCCAGAATATAGCGGACCAGCTCGGAGCGAGCCTTCCACAGCTTGCCATCGCGTGGATCTTGAAAAACAAAAACGTCAGCAGTGTCATTCTCGGAGTGAGCAGACCAGAACAGCTCGAAGAGAACCTGAAAGCAGTCGAGATCAAAGAAAAACTCACAGATGAAGTAATGGAAGAGATAGAAAAGATCCTGAATGAATAA
- a CDS encoding Gfo/Idh/MocA family protein: MRKIRLGVVGCGIAARELHLPALKNLSHLFEITAVTSRTKSHAEEFAKMVGNPVVFDRYEELLDSGLVDAVDLTLPVELNLSFIEKALQKGVHVICEKPISTDVETGKKVVELSKKSEKTVYIAENFRHVPAFWKAKELVESGSIGDPVFMSWQIWVGMDENNKYVHTDWRKNPKHIGGFLSDGGVHHVAAMRLIFGEIAWVSAIAKDISPLLGGMDFLSSIFEFESGVVGNYTVSYSLRGDDRFEIVGTKGRMEIFWDRIVLNGEEIEVPHQDSYQREFEDFYRVIMGEKRNDLGDPLEALKDLAFIEACVRSQGNRVSVSSLL; this comes from the coding sequence TTGAGAAAGATCAGATTGGGTGTTGTGGGGTGTGGAATCGCCGCTCGAGAGCTGCACCTTCCTGCTCTGAAGAACCTTTCCCATCTCTTTGAGATCACGGCTGTCACGAGTAGAACGAAGTCTCACGCTGAAGAGTTCGCGAAAATGGTCGGAAATCCTGTTGTTTTCGATAGATACGAGGAACTTTTGGATTCTGGTCTTGTTGACGCGGTCGACCTCACACTTCCCGTTGAATTGAACCTCTCGTTCATTGAAAAGGCCCTTCAAAAAGGAGTCCATGTGATCTGTGAAAAACCCATTTCAACGGACGTAGAAACGGGAAAGAAAGTTGTCGAGTTGTCAAAAAAGTCTGAAAAAACAGTCTACATCGCGGAAAATTTCAGACACGTTCCAGCGTTCTGGAAGGCAAAAGAACTGGTTGAGAGCGGGTCGATAGGTGATCCTGTTTTCATGAGCTGGCAGATCTGGGTGGGAATGGACGAAAACAACAAATACGTTCACACCGACTGGAGAAAGAACCCAAAACACATCGGGGGTTTTCTCTCGGACGGAGGCGTACATCATGTGGCGGCGATGAGACTGATCTTTGGTGAGATAGCGTGGGTTTCTGCCATCGCAAAGGATATCTCCCCACTCCTTGGCGGAATGGATTTTCTTTCTTCGATTTTTGAGTTTGAAAGCGGTGTTGTTGGAAATTACACGGTTTCCTATTCTCTGAGAGGAGACGACAGGTTCGAGATCGTTGGAACGAAAGGAAGAATGGAAATATTCTGGGACAGAATAGTCCTGAACGGAGAAGAGATAGAAGTTCCCCATCAGGATAGTTATCAGAGAGAATTCGAGGATTTCTACCGTGTGATCATGGGAGAAAAGAGAAACGATCTGGGAGATCCTCTCGAGGCGCTGAAGGATCTTGCCTTCATAGAAGCATGTGTGAGATCTCAGGGAAACAGGGTGTCTGTTTCCAGTCTGCTGTGA
- a CDS encoding DUF6512 family protein — protein sequence MLWKALIFLGIYAVLHFGYELSGWEFLKPICGVDESVFEHLKIGFWAYFFTNIIEYFFAKKKHGFWYPRILSTVLLPWFIVLIWYMLPVFFGHIESLAVDLSWAFVVTFLAAILSEIFERNLERNSLGTDFKTVIVVLFIISIIFYTAFSFEKPWIDVFTEH from the coding sequence ATGCTCTGGAAGGCTTTGATCTTTCTGGGTATCTACGCTGTTCTTCACTTTGGCTACGAACTCTCCGGCTGGGAATTCTTAAAGCCCATCTGTGGAGTTGACGAGTCTGTCTTTGAACATCTCAAGATCGGCTTCTGGGCGTACTTTTTCACGAATATCATCGAGTATTTCTTCGCAAAGAAAAAACACGGGTTCTGGTATCCTCGTATCCTATCAACAGTTCTTCTTCCCTGGTTCATAGTGCTCATCTGGTACATGCTTCCTGTGTTCTTTGGACACATCGAATCGCTTGCTGTGGATCTTTCCTGGGCTTTTGTGGTAACCTTCCTTGCTGCGATCCTGTCGGAAATTTTCGAGAGAAATCTGGAAAGAAATTCTCTCGGAACAGATTTCAAAACAGTGATAGTTGTACTTTTCATCATCTCCATAATCTTCTACACCGCTTTTTCATTTGAAAAACCCTGGATCGACGTCTTCACTGAACATTGA
- a CDS encoding beta-galactosidase, translating into MVNPKLPVIWYGGDYYPEQWDEETFERDIRMFKEAGINVVTLGVFSWSLIQPDENTYDFSFFEKVMDRLYKEGIYVCLATPTSAPPHWMTQKYPEILLTDVNGVKREKGGRQNFCPNSEKYRYFARNIAEKLAEHFKDHPALVLWHVNNEYLNYCYCDICRGKFQNWLKEKYGTLDELNRRWNTRFWSQTFTAWEEIPVPTTRSVLFWRKDRYQSVLPELYLDYRRFMTQSMLECFLEEYRAIKKHTPDIPVTTNLIAATFKEWNYFEWANHMDVAAWDNYPGYKEDFSVISLRHSLIRGLKEGKPFVLMEQSPSQACWRWYNPQKRPGEMRLWSYHALAHGAETLMFFQLRQSKGGVEKFHGAVITHVDSPNTRVFQEVKRVGEEIKSLSDILDTRVVSQTALLFDWESWWAMEDTLTPNIDFKYLNEAEKYFKALVKTGLGVDVVGKDQNFEGYRIIVAPALYMVDEELARKLKDYVSNGGILILTTMSGIVDEDDQVVLGGYPGYLRDLMGGYVEEIDALPPEEKNEILMFGKRYECSLVFDYIKTTTAEVLGRFGRDYYMNEPAVLRNRYGGGWVYYVGSSASFDLVWDLVKFIEREHNLRAEITPPDGVEVIKKVKGEKTFYFLFNHSHEPQIVDLPEGTFRDLIKGNLYEKKARLQPLDVLILLKE; encoded by the coding sequence GTGGTAAATCCGAAACTTCCTGTGATCTGGTACGGAGGAGACTACTACCCGGAACAGTGGGACGAGGAAACGTTCGAAAGAGATATCAGGATGTTCAAAGAAGCAGGTATCAACGTGGTCACCCTCGGGGTTTTCTCATGGAGTCTTATCCAACCAGACGAGAACACTTACGATTTTTCGTTCTTCGAAAAAGTGATGGATCGTCTGTACAAAGAAGGTATCTATGTCTGTCTTGCAACTCCCACATCCGCTCCCCCTCACTGGATGACGCAGAAATACCCTGAAATCCTTCTCACAGACGTGAACGGTGTAAAGCGAGAGAAGGGAGGCAGACAGAACTTTTGTCCCAACAGTGAGAAGTACAGATATTTTGCAAGAAACATCGCAGAGAAACTCGCAGAACATTTCAAGGATCACCCTGCTCTCGTTCTTTGGCACGTGAACAACGAATATTTGAACTACTGCTACTGTGATATCTGCAGGGGGAAGTTTCAGAATTGGTTGAAGGAAAAGTACGGCACACTCGATGAATTGAACAGAAGATGGAACACGCGTTTCTGGTCCCAGACCTTCACCGCCTGGGAAGAGATTCCTGTTCCAACAACGAGAAGTGTTCTCTTCTGGAGAAAGGACAGGTATCAATCTGTTCTTCCGGAACTTTATCTGGATTACAGACGCTTCATGACACAGAGTATGCTCGAGTGTTTCCTGGAGGAATACAGGGCAATAAAGAAACACACTCCAGACATACCCGTCACCACGAATCTGATTGCGGCAACTTTCAAGGAGTGGAACTATTTCGAATGGGCGAATCATATGGACGTTGCAGCATGGGACAACTATCCCGGTTACAAAGAAGATTTCTCCGTGATTTCTTTGAGACACTCTCTGATACGCGGTTTGAAAGAAGGAAAACCCTTCGTCCTAATGGAACAGTCTCCTTCGCAGGCGTGCTGGAGATGGTACAATCCCCAGAAAAGACCAGGAGAGATGAGGCTCTGGAGTTATCACGCTCTCGCTCACGGTGCAGAGACTCTCATGTTCTTTCAGCTGAGACAATCAAAGGGAGGAGTAGAAAAATTCCACGGGGCTGTTATCACGCATGTCGACAGTCCGAACACAAGGGTCTTTCAAGAAGTGAAAAGAGTGGGAGAAGAGATAAAGTCCTTATCGGATATTCTCGACACAAGGGTTGTCTCACAGACTGCTCTTCTTTTCGACTGGGAAAGCTGGTGGGCGATGGAAGACACTCTGACACCGAACATAGACTTCAAGTACCTGAACGAAGCAGAAAAGTATTTCAAGGCACTTGTGAAAACCGGCCTTGGAGTCGATGTTGTTGGTAAAGATCAGAATTTTGAGGGATACAGGATCATCGTTGCTCCGGCGCTTTACATGGTGGACGAAGAACTTGCACGGAAGCTGAAAGATTACGTCTCGAACGGAGGAATCTTGATCCTCACAACAATGAGCGGTATTGTCGATGAAGACGATCAGGTTGTTCTGGGAGGTTATCCAGGTTATCTTCGCGATCTTATGGGGGGCTATGTGGAAGAAATAGATGCTTTGCCACCTGAGGAGAAAAACGAAATCTTGATGTTTGGCAAAAGGTACGAGTGTAGTTTGGTGTTTGACTACATAAAAACCACCACAGCGGAAGTGCTCGGAAGATTTGGAAGGGACTATTACATGAACGAACCTGCCGTGTTGAGAAACAGATACGGTGGTGGATGGGTTTACTACGTAGGTTCTTCCGCGTCTTTCGATCTTGTATGGGATCTTGTGAAGTTCATAGAGAGAGAACACAATCTCAGAGCAGAGATCACACCGCCAGATGGTGTAGAGGTGATAAAGAAAGTCAAAGGAGAGAAGACCTTCTACTTTCTCTTCAATCACTCTCATGAACCGCAGATCGTTGACTTGCCGGAAGGAACGTTCAGGGATCTGATCAAAGGAAATTTGTATGAAAAAAAGGCAAGACTGCAACCGCTCGATGTCTTGATCCTTCTGAAAGAGTGA
- a CDS encoding ABC transporter substrate-binding protein encodes MRKVFVFLLVSLFIVIGLSWSVYATPEDYYKATGKKIEKFNEAPMLAELVKQGKLPPVEQRLPKEPLVVVPEESVGQYGGTWRRVWKGPSDRWGIPRINQASLVFWDKNGEKFVPGVAKSWDILENGKVYVFHLREGMKWSDGHPYTSEDILFWVDDILGNDELTPAKPAWYRLLDRVEAPDPYTVKFVFKQPYALFLLQVANRGFTGSPKHFLKQFHPNYTPMEEIEKKMVEGVHNTWVDLFNDKSDFLESLDLPVLTPWKPITDPTEQFYILERNPYFWAVDIEGNQLPYIDRIRHEYVQSSEVIMLKAISGEIDMQWRHIGLLGPGPGVLPLLLENAKSGGYKVLRWKTDNGSVSMVMLNISDPPDPVLGEVFRDVRFRQALSLAINREEINEILFNGLAEPRQASFVSGSPYYDPEWEKAYVEYDPDRANKLLDEMGLKWNSKHEYRLLPNGKPLRFTVQVTGQTHVDVWTMVKEYWKQIGVWVEIENLERSLYDSRLSAHDFDAQAWVMDRASQPLVDPLWIIPGSTEYASAWYIGWADWAGSYLEGEESLKEYLQQEDAIVPPEGIKETLEKLLDVWKEIQNTSDPEKIKELMKEVTKIHRENLWMIGTVGEDISPAIVKNNFKNVPEELVTATPFFSPWNAMPIQFYIEQK; translated from the coding sequence ATGAGGAAAGTCTTTGTTTTTCTGCTGGTCTCATTGTTCATTGTGATTGGTCTTTCCTGGAGTGTCTACGCAACACCTGAAGACTACTACAAAGCCACGGGTAAAAAGATTGAAAAGTTCAACGAGGCACCCATGCTTGCCGAACTTGTGAAACAAGGAAAGCTCCCACCGGTCGAGCAGAGGCTTCCAAAGGAACCTCTTGTTGTAGTTCCTGAGGAAAGTGTAGGACAGTACGGTGGCACCTGGAGGAGAGTCTGGAAAGGGCCTTCTGACAGGTGGGGTATTCCCAGGATCAACCAAGCGAGTCTTGTGTTCTGGGACAAGAACGGAGAGAAGTTTGTACCGGGAGTAGCGAAAAGCTGGGACATACTTGAAAATGGAAAAGTATATGTCTTTCATCTCAGAGAAGGCATGAAGTGGTCCGATGGTCATCCCTACACTTCCGAAGATATCCTTTTCTGGGTCGACGATATACTGGGGAACGATGAACTCACCCCTGCGAAACCCGCCTGGTACAGACTTCTCGACAGGGTGGAAGCTCCTGATCCCTACACGGTGAAATTCGTGTTCAAACAACCGTACGCTCTGTTTCTGCTTCAGGTGGCGAACAGAGGATTCACAGGCTCTCCCAAACATTTCTTGAAGCAATTCCACCCAAATTACACCCCTATGGAAGAGATCGAAAAGAAAATGGTTGAGGGTGTTCACAACACATGGGTAGATCTTTTCAATGACAAAAGTGATTTTCTCGAAAGTCTTGATCTGCCCGTTTTGACACCCTGGAAACCCATCACAGATCCAACAGAACAGTTCTACATACTCGAGAGAAATCCATACTTCTGGGCGGTTGACATCGAAGGGAATCAACTGCCTTACATCGATAGGATCAGACACGAATACGTTCAAAGTAGTGAGGTTATCATGTTGAAAGCAATCTCCGGAGAAATCGATATGCAGTGGAGGCACATTGGTCTTCTGGGACCCGGCCCGGGTGTTTTGCCGCTTCTTCTCGAAAACGCCAAGAGCGGTGGTTACAAGGTTTTGAGATGGAAAACCGACAATGGATCCGTGAGCATGGTGATGCTGAACATCTCCGATCCACCAGATCCTGTACTCGGAGAAGTTTTCAGGGATGTGAGATTCAGACAGGCGCTTTCACTTGCTATCAACAGAGAGGAGATCAACGAGATTCTCTTCAACGGACTCGCAGAACCAAGGCAAGCCTCGTTCGTGAGTGGATCTCCGTACTACGATCCCGAATGGGAGAAGGCGTATGTGGAGTATGATCCAGACAGAGCAAACAAACTCCTCGACGAAATGGGACTGAAGTGGAACAGCAAGCACGAGTACAGACTTCTTCCCAATGGAAAACCTCTGAGATTCACCGTACAGGTCACTGGTCAGACCCACGTTGATGTCTGGACGATGGTGAAAGAATACTGGAAACAGATAGGTGTGTGGGTCGAAATCGAAAACCTCGAAAGGTCACTCTATGATTCGAGGCTCAGTGCACACGATTTCGATGCACAGGCTTGGGTGATGGACAGGGCAAGTCAGCCCCTTGTGGATCCCCTGTGGATCATTCCTGGAAGCACGGAGTACGCTTCCGCGTGGTACATTGGCTGGGCTGATTGGGCTGGTTCTTACCTTGAAGGAGAAGAATCTCTGAAGGAATATCTACAGCAGGAAGATGCGATCGTTCCACCCGAGGGTATAAAGGAGACTCTCGAAAAGCTACTCGACGTATGGAAGGAGATTCAAAACACTTCCGATCCTGAAAAGATCAAGGAACTCATGAAAGAAGTAACGAAGATCCACAGGGAAAATCTCTGGATGATAGGAACAGTGGGCGAAGATATATCTCCTGCCATCGTTAAGAACAACTTCAAGAACGTACCGGAGGAACTGGTGACGGCAACGCCGTTCTTCAGTCCATGGAACGCCATGCCGATACAATTCTACATAGAACAGAAATGA